A region of Phytohabitans rumicis DNA encodes the following proteins:
- a CDS encoding nitrilase-related carbon-nitrogen hydrolase, which produces MAQDRQSRLFDLYDQARAAENQVVLASSNQTGAMGGMRFLGQSKVVGPGGDILARTFGKAGLAVAEIDVAAELERAA; this is translated from the coding sequence ATGGCCCAGGACCGCCAGTCCCGGCTGTTCGACCTGTACGACCAGGCCCGCGCCGCCGAGAACCAGGTCGTGCTCGCATCGTCCAACCAGACCGGCGCGATGGGCGGAATGCGCTTCCTCGGACAGTCCAAGGTGGTGGGTCCCGGCGGTGACATCCTGGCCCGCACCTTCGGCAAGGCCGGCCTCGCGGTCGCCGAGATCGACGTCGCCGCGGAGCTCGAACGCGCCGCG
- a CDS encoding carbon-nitrogen hydrolase family protein, protein MSTLRMAAVAEEFGRDLDEDFRTVERLIAAARADGIRLLALPEACLGGYLLSLDGDSGPDAGPPPLAVDGPQIRRLAALAGEMVVVAGYCEADGEARYNSVVCVSGDGVLGNHRKVHQPLREDASYSCGDRFRAFDTPVGRVGMMICYDKAFPESARALALDGAQIGVCVSAWPGSRTNAAADLAEDRWKRRFDLFDRARALENQIVWLSANQSGTFGSLRFVGSAKVVDPGGDVLADTGVTAGMAVAELDVAEALRTARRSMGHLRDRRPEAYTYPVGAASA, encoded by the coding sequence ATGAGCACGCTGCGGATGGCCGCCGTCGCCGAGGAGTTCGGCCGCGACCTCGACGAGGACTTCCGTACCGTCGAGCGGCTCATCGCCGCCGCCCGCGCCGACGGCATCCGGCTGCTGGCCCTTCCCGAGGCGTGCCTGGGCGGCTATCTGCTCAGCCTCGACGGCGACAGCGGCCCGGACGCGGGGCCGCCGCCGCTGGCCGTGGACGGGCCGCAGATCCGCCGCCTGGCCGCGCTCGCCGGCGAGATGGTCGTCGTCGCGGGATACTGCGAGGCCGACGGCGAGGCCCGGTACAACAGCGTGGTCTGCGTAAGCGGCGACGGCGTGCTGGGCAACCACCGCAAGGTGCACCAGCCGCTGCGCGAGGACGCCAGCTACTCCTGCGGTGACCGGTTCCGCGCGTTCGACACCCCGGTCGGCCGCGTCGGCATGATGATCTGTTACGACAAGGCGTTCCCCGAGTCCGCCCGGGCGCTGGCCCTGGACGGGGCGCAGATCGGCGTCTGCGTGTCCGCGTGGCCCGGCTCGCGTACCAACGCCGCCGCCGACCTGGCCGAGGATCGCTGGAAGCGCCGCTTCGACCTCTTCGACCGGGCCCGGGCGCTGGAGAACCAGATCGTCTGGCTGTCCGCGAACCAGTCCGGGACCTTCGGGTCGCTACGATTCGTCGGTAGCGCCAAGGTCGTCGACCCCGGTGGCGACGTTCTGGCCGATACCGGCGTCACGGCCGGCATGGCCGTCGCCGAACTCGACGTGGCCGAGGCGCTGCGCACGGCGCGCCGCTCGATGGGTCACCTCCGCGACCGGCGCCCGGAGGCTTATACGTACCCGGTGGGAGCTGCTAGCGCATGA
- a CDS encoding MSMEG_0567/sll0787 family protein, protein MNDILLLLGDRSTLARQPAFGIEEADGAAALDAYHRLRRDVFVDEQGLFAAHDRDERDEDPRTVVLVARDPGGAVLGGVRLGPVDGGPDLGWWSGGRLAVARAARGPRGIGAALVRAACARAETEGVLRFEATVQARNEPLFRRLGWTPVRPVTVADTPHTLMRWPIRRIGAQAEAAKSALGPLLAGLSPGGAGFVGDDGAPVPGSDVIAACDAILPSMVERDPEWAGWCAVLVNVNDLAAMGATPVGLLDALAARDASHAARVLSGLRRAAAAYGTPILGGHTQLGVPAALTVTALGRTRHPVPGGAGRPGHQVRLTADLAGAWRPGYHGRQWDSTTGRRADELRAMTGAVAAARPAAAKDVSMAGIAGTLGMLAEASGCAAVLDVAAVPRPGAATAGDWLTCFPGYAIVSTDAPGRPPLPAGPAVSAVCGELTEGQGVGLRWPDGAVTQAVTGAVTGLGRA, encoded by the coding sequence GTGAACGACATCCTCCTGCTGCTCGGCGACCGCAGCACGCTCGCGCGGCAGCCCGCGTTCGGAATCGAGGAGGCGGACGGCGCGGCCGCGCTGGACGCCTATCACCGGCTGCGCCGGGACGTCTTCGTCGACGAGCAGGGACTGTTCGCCGCCCACGACCGGGACGAGCGTGACGAGGACCCGCGCACGGTCGTCCTCGTCGCCCGCGACCCGGGCGGCGCGGTGCTCGGCGGGGTGCGGCTCGGACCCGTCGACGGCGGCCCGGACCTCGGCTGGTGGTCCGGCGGACGCCTGGCCGTCGCCCGCGCGGCCCGCGGCCCGCGCGGGATCGGCGCGGCCCTGGTCCGGGCCGCCTGCGCCCGCGCCGAAACAGAGGGAGTGCTGCGCTTCGAGGCCACCGTGCAGGCCCGCAACGAGCCGCTGTTCCGCCGCCTCGGCTGGACGCCGGTACGGCCGGTCACCGTCGCGGACACCCCGCACACGCTGATGCGCTGGCCGATCCGGCGCATCGGCGCCCAGGCGGAAGCGGCCAAGTCGGCGCTCGGGCCGCTGCTGGCGGGGCTGTCGCCGGGCGGCGCCGGCTTCGTCGGCGACGACGGAGCACCGGTACCCGGCAGCGACGTGATCGCCGCCTGCGACGCGATCCTTCCGTCCATGGTGGAGCGTGACCCCGAGTGGGCCGGCTGGTGCGCGGTCCTGGTCAACGTCAACGACCTCGCCGCGATGGGCGCCACCCCGGTGGGCCTGCTCGACGCGCTCGCCGCCCGCGACGCGTCCCACGCCGCCCGCGTCCTTTCCGGGCTGCGCCGCGCCGCCGCCGCGTACGGCACCCCGATCCTCGGCGGGCACACCCAGCTCGGCGTGCCGGCCGCGCTGACCGTCACCGCCCTCGGGCGTACCCGCCACCCGGTACCGGGCGGCGCGGGGCGGCCGGGCCACCAGGTCCGCCTCACCGCCGACCTGGCCGGGGCGTGGCGGCCCGGGTACCACGGCCGGCAGTGGGACTCGACCACCGGGCGCCGCGCCGACGAGCTCCGCGCGATGACCGGTGCGGTGGCCGCGGCCCGCCCGGCCGCCGCCAAGGACGTCTCGATGGCCGGCATCGCGGGAACGCTGGGCATGCTGGCCGAGGCGAGCGGCTGCGCGGCCGTTCTGGACGTGGCGGCCGTTCCGCGACCGGGCGCCGCCACCGCCGGCGACTGGCTGACCTGCTTTCCGGGGTACGCCATCGTCTCCACCGACGCACCGGGACGCCCGCCGCTGCCCGCCGGGCCGGCGGTCAGCGCGGTGTGCGGCGAGCTGACCGAGGGGCAGGGCGTCGGGCTGCGCTGGCCCGACGGTGCGGTCACCCAGGCCGTCACCGGCGCCGTGACCGGATTGGGGAGAGCATGA
- a CDS encoding MSMEG_0568 family radical SAM protein, whose product MSVGTDTTVAVRIMTRAELALHGVRADTLRRPDGAGPSGDDHVLIDGANAALPTNPASPYAVRDGRVWLGDDDTGLTLTPVRRPRFYDLTTADGVPYEQIARLHGADVLATTVVQTCIRYAEPERCRFCTIEESLRSAATVAAKTPSQLAEVAQAAVRLDGVRQMVLTTGTTTGPDRGARALARSVRAVLAAVPGLPIQVQCEPPADLAWIGELHAAGATAIGIHVESLDEQVRRRWMPGKSTVSMAEYEAAWDEAVRVFGRNRVSTYLLVGLGEDPDELVAGAGRLIDRGVYPFVVPFRPMRGTLAARDGARAPDPRLLADVTARVAAKLQAAGMSGADQRAGCAACGACSVLPSAGG is encoded by the coding sequence GTGAGCGTTGGCACCGACACGACGGTGGCTGTGCGGATCATGACCCGCGCCGAGCTCGCCCTGCACGGCGTCCGTGCGGACACGCTGCGCAGGCCGGACGGCGCCGGGCCGAGCGGCGACGACCACGTCCTCATCGACGGTGCCAACGCCGCGCTGCCCACCAACCCGGCGAGCCCGTACGCCGTTCGCGACGGCCGGGTCTGGCTCGGCGACGACGACACCGGGCTCACCCTGACACCCGTACGGCGGCCCCGGTTCTACGACCTGACCACCGCGGACGGGGTGCCCTACGAGCAGATCGCCCGCCTGCACGGCGCCGACGTGCTCGCCACCACCGTCGTGCAGACCTGCATCCGGTACGCCGAGCCGGAGCGGTGCCGGTTCTGCACCATCGAGGAGTCGCTGCGCTCCGCTGCCACCGTGGCCGCCAAGACGCCGTCCCAGCTCGCCGAGGTGGCGCAGGCGGCGGTGCGGCTGGACGGGGTGCGGCAGATGGTGCTGACGACCGGCACCACCACCGGCCCGGACCGGGGCGCCCGCGCGCTGGCCCGGTCGGTCCGCGCGGTCCTGGCGGCCGTGCCGGGGCTGCCGATCCAGGTCCAGTGCGAGCCGCCCGCCGACCTCGCCTGGATCGGCGAGCTGCACGCGGCCGGGGCCACCGCGATCGGCATCCACGTGGAGTCCCTCGACGAGCAGGTGCGGCGCCGCTGGATGCCCGGCAAGTCCACAGTGTCCATGGCCGAGTACGAGGCGGCGTGGGATGAGGCGGTCCGCGTGTTCGGGCGCAACCGCGTCTCGACGTACCTGCTGGTGGGTCTCGGCGAGGACCCCGACGAGCTGGTCGCCGGCGCCGGCCGGCTGATCGACCGCGGCGTCTACCCGTTCGTGGTGCCGTTCCGCCCGATGCGCGGCACCCTGGCCGCCCGCGACGGCGCCCGCGCGCCCGACCCGCGGCTGCTCGCGGACGTCACCGCGCGGGTTGCCGCCAAGCTCCAAGCGGCGGGCATGTCCGGCGCCGACCAGCGGGCCGGGTGCGCGGCCTGCGGCGCCTGCAGCGTCCTGCCGAGCGCGGGCGGCTGA
- a CDS encoding MSMEG_0572/Sll0783 family nitrogen starvation response protein → MTVDLSELEKQSLAEIPHPSLPEGSSIYGSTKVFPDYKAENGEAYFTLVHGIAHESSVSFVAVLQATRALRKGFESAIYFYGPGSLNCLATRGFPTTGNSAFPGEHNINNQLKTFLAEGGKVYCCRFGLSLHGAREEDLIEGVIPTHPLDVQDAIIHYARKGAIINSTYQL, encoded by the coding sequence ATGACCGTCGACCTGAGCGAGCTGGAGAAGCAGAGCCTCGCGGAGATCCCGCACCCGTCGCTGCCCGAGGGCTCCAGCATCTACGGCAGCACCAAGGTGTTCCCGGACTACAAGGCCGAGAACGGCGAGGCGTACTTCACCCTCGTGCACGGCATCGCGCACGAGTCGTCCGTCAGCTTCGTGGCCGTGCTCCAGGCCACCCGCGCACTGCGCAAGGGCTTCGAGTCGGCCATCTACTTCTACGGGCCCGGCTCGCTGAACTGCCTGGCCACCCGCGGCTTCCCGACCACCGGCAATTCGGCGTTCCCCGGCGAGCACAACATCAACAACCAGCTCAAGACGTTCCTCGCCGAGGGCGGCAAGGTGTACTGCTGCCGTTTCGGGCTGTCGCTGCACGGCGCCCGCGAGGAGGACCTCATCGAGGGCGTCATACCGACCCACCCGCTCGACGTCCAGGACGCGATCATCCACTACGCCCGCAAGGGCGCCATCATCAACTCCACCTACCAGCTGTAG
- a CDS encoding amidohydrolase family protein → MVFDAHRHIGVLPAYPFYGGPPVNPDTTARATIKQLLADLDAEGTERALVLPNYGVPDPGVAFSFNELVVEAAQTDERIRAGLWVSPRPDDEQRTTAALALAGERGVRALKLSFLLGGRATDPGCRPLLDQIFGTAERLGLVVHVHTSPGAASDIDEVGNLVDWYADRVPVHLVHFGGGMSGHIKLAGSRFFDWIAAGKRVYTDLSWAIGFAPYWLAREIERRGIGHDRVLFASDQPWGDHAGEYARMAAATGDGDLADLVFRENFSTLYR, encoded by the coding sequence ATGGTTTTCGACGCTCACCGCCACATCGGCGTGCTGCCGGCGTACCCGTTCTACGGTGGCCCACCGGTCAACCCGGACACGACCGCACGCGCCACCATCAAACAACTCCTCGCCGATCTGGACGCCGAGGGCACCGAGCGGGCGCTGGTGCTGCCCAACTACGGGGTACCGGATCCCGGGGTCGCCTTCTCGTTCAACGAGTTGGTCGTCGAGGCGGCGCAGACCGACGAGCGGATCCGCGCCGGGCTGTGGGTCTCCCCCCGCCCGGACGACGAGCAGCGCACCACGGCCGCCCTCGCGCTGGCGGGAGAGCGCGGTGTGCGGGCGTTGAAGCTGAGCTTCCTGCTCGGCGGCCGGGCGACCGACCCGGGCTGCCGCCCGCTGCTGGACCAGATCTTCGGTACGGCCGAGCGCCTCGGCCTGGTCGTGCACGTCCACACCTCCCCCGGCGCCGCGTCCGACATCGACGAGGTCGGCAACCTGGTCGACTGGTACGCCGACCGGGTCCCGGTGCACCTGGTCCACTTCGGCGGCGGGATGAGCGGGCACATCAAGCTGGCCGGTTCCCGCTTCTTCGACTGGATCGCGGCCGGCAAGCGCGTCTACACCGACCTGTCGTGGGCCATCGGCTTCGCACCGTACTGGCTGGCCCGCGAGATCGAGCGCCGCGGCATCGGGCACGACCGGGTGCTGTTCGCCAGCGACCAGCCGTGGGGCGACCACGCCGGCGAGTACGCCCGGATGGCCGCCGCCACCGGCGACGGCGACCTGGCAGACCTGGTCTTCCGGGAGAACTTTTCCACCCTGTACCGCTGA
- a CDS encoding MSMEG_0569 family flavin-dependent oxidoreductase yields the protein MLTGTHYPVVVVGGGQAGLSVSYCLRRRGIAHVVLEANRVGHEWRTRRWDSFCLVTPNWQCRLPGFAYRGPDPDGFMVRDEIVRYLEDYVSFFQPPLVEGVRVERLRRSATGLFELSTSAGAVTADQVVVATGPYHSPSVPRMAERLCGDLVQPHSCQYRSPDQLPDGAVLVVGTGQSGCQIAEDLHLAGRQVHLAVGGAPRVARFYRGRDCVAWLDAMGHYGKGVDEFPDVDAVRMRVNHYVTGRDGGRDIDLRAFAKDGMRLYGRLAAVHGSTLEFGGDLAANLDHADAVAEGIKDSIDAYIAERGIDAPVEPRYVPVWEPDADHPRTVDVRAAGITSVVWSTGFARDHRWIEVPVFDGRGYPMHWRGVTNCPGLYFLGLPWQYSWGSGRFEAVGRDAEFLADHIDASRRLADVCGALTGAPTTLAAALPVG from the coding sequence ATGCTCACTGGCACCCATTATCCCGTTGTGGTGGTCGGCGGTGGCCAGGCCGGCCTGTCCGTAAGCTACTGCCTGCGCCGGCGCGGCATCGCGCACGTCGTCCTGGAAGCCAATCGGGTCGGGCACGAGTGGCGCACGCGCCGGTGGGACTCCTTCTGCCTGGTGACCCCGAACTGGCAGTGCCGGTTGCCCGGGTTCGCTTACCGGGGGCCGGATCCGGACGGGTTCATGGTCCGCGACGAGATCGTGCGCTACCTGGAGGACTACGTGTCCTTCTTCCAGCCGCCGCTGGTCGAGGGGGTACGGGTCGAGCGGCTGCGACGATCGGCCACCGGCCTCTTTGAACTGTCCACATCGGCCGGTGCGGTGACCGCCGACCAGGTCGTCGTGGCGACCGGCCCGTACCACTCGCCGTCGGTTCCGCGGATGGCGGAGCGGCTCTGCGGCGACCTGGTTCAGCCGCACTCCTGCCAGTACCGAAGTCCGGACCAGCTCCCCGACGGCGCGGTGCTGGTCGTCGGCACCGGGCAGTCGGGCTGCCAGATCGCCGAGGACCTGCATCTGGCCGGCCGGCAGGTACATCTGGCCGTCGGCGGCGCGCCGCGGGTGGCCCGCTTCTACCGCGGCCGCGACTGCGTCGCGTGGCTGGACGCGATGGGCCACTACGGCAAGGGAGTCGACGAGTTCCCCGACGTGGACGCCGTACGGATGCGGGTCAACCACTACGTCACCGGCCGCGACGGCGGCCGCGACATCGACCTGCGGGCGTTCGCCAAGGACGGGATGCGGCTGTACGGGCGGCTGGCCGCCGTCCACGGCTCGACCCTCGAGTTCGGCGGCGACCTGGCGGCCAACCTCGACCACGCCGACGCGGTGGCCGAGGGCATCAAGGACAGCATCGACGCGTACATCGCGGAGCGCGGGATCGACGCGCCGGTGGAACCTCGGTACGTACCGGTGTGGGAGCCGGACGCCGACCACCCGCGCACGGTGGACGTGCGGGCGGCCGGGATCACCTCGGTGGTGTGGTCGACCGGCTTCGCCCGCGACCATCGCTGGATCGAGGTCCCCGTGTTCGACGGGCGCGGCTACCCGATGCACTGGCGCGGCGTGACGAACTGCCCCGGGTTGTACTTCCTCGGCCTGCCGTGGCAGTACAGCTGGGGCTCGGGCCGGTTCGAGGCGGTCGGGCGCGACGCCGAGTTCCTGGCCGACCACATCGACGCATCCCGCCGCCTCGCCGACGTGTGCGGGGCGCTCACCGGGGCACCGACGACGCTGGCCGCCGCGCTGCCGGTCGGGTGA
- a CDS encoding substrate-binding domain-containing protein, with amino-acid sequence MRVRTGLILLLATCASAAAGCGGDGTPPAESTTRPRNSSPITLAVVPKALGFDFWRQVRLGAECAASKHEQVTVRWDGVTAETDVVGQVNLLQRFIGQDVDGIVYAATDAAALAPITDQALANRKVVVNIDSGTYPQPSGVPLFATDNVAAATRAADLLAQALGPGEKKIAFFLYEPGSATNDQRAQGFKAGLARHPRIRIVAEQSTQSDFTTAVSVTERILATTPDLDGIFAANEPTALGAAEAVQKSGKAGRVTLVGWDAAPQGVKLMQDGVITSLVAQNPFRMGYDGVNAAVKMIREGGTVSSADTGVSYLSAQNLTSPRHQALLRPSCANPPV; translated from the coding sequence ATGCGAGTACGCACCGGTTTGATCCTGCTCCTGGCGACCTGCGCGAGCGCCGCGGCGGGCTGTGGCGGAGACGGGACGCCACCTGCCGAATCGACAACCCGTCCGCGGAATTCGAGCCCGATCACGCTCGCGGTGGTGCCCAAGGCGTTGGGGTTCGACTTCTGGCGACAGGTACGTCTGGGCGCGGAATGCGCGGCCTCCAAACATGAACAAGTGACCGTCCGCTGGGACGGCGTCACCGCCGAGACCGACGTGGTCGGCCAGGTCAACCTGCTACAGCGTTTCATCGGCCAGGACGTCGACGGCATCGTCTACGCGGCCACAGACGCCGCGGCGCTCGCGCCCATCACCGATCAGGCGTTGGCCAACCGCAAGGTGGTGGTGAACATCGACTCGGGCACGTACCCACAACCGTCGGGGGTGCCCCTGTTCGCCACCGACAATGTCGCCGCCGCGACTCGGGCCGCCGACCTGCTGGCACAGGCGCTCGGTCCGGGCGAGAAGAAGATAGCGTTCTTTCTGTATGAACCCGGCTCGGCCACCAACGACCAGCGGGCGCAGGGCTTCAAGGCGGGTCTCGCGCGGCATCCGCGAATCAGGATCGTGGCGGAGCAGTCGACGCAGTCCGACTTCACCACCGCGGTCAGTGTCACCGAACGGATCCTCGCCACGACTCCGGACCTCGACGGGATCTTCGCCGCCAACGAACCGACCGCGCTGGGCGCGGCCGAGGCGGTCCAGAAGAGCGGGAAAGCCGGACGGGTCACACTCGTCGGATGGGACGCCGCGCCGCAGGGCGTCAAACTCATGCAGGACGGCGTCATCACCAGCCTCGTGGCGCAGAACCCGTTTCGCATGGGCTACGACGGCGTGAACGCCGCGGTGAAGATGATCCGCGAGGGCGGCACCGTGTCCTCCGCGGATACCGGGGTCTCCTACCTGTCCGCCCAGAACCTGACGTCGCCGAGGCATCAGGCCCTGCTTCGACCCTCGTGCGCCAACCCGCCGGTCTAG
- a CDS encoding putative bifunctional diguanylate cyclase/phosphodiesterase, with the protein MGTGRMVGLESLLRLADPDRGVLSPKVFMEVAEETGLIVPIGAWVLSSASAQLAQWQAADVVPPSLKIAVNLSFRQVASPGLVATVESALADSGLAPQCLALELTETILLEADVASLRQLEHIRDLGVQLGIDDFGTGYSSLTYLKRLPVSFIKIDQSFVADMVEQSSDREIVASVIGLGKSLGLTTIAEGVENVEQLQALLELGCDQAQGYYFGRPRPDVPRL; encoded by the coding sequence CTGGGCACCGGTCGCATGGTCGGTCTGGAATCGTTGCTGCGCCTGGCGGATCCGGATCGCGGTGTGCTTTCACCAAAGGTGTTCATGGAGGTGGCGGAGGAGACCGGTCTGATCGTGCCGATCGGCGCCTGGGTGCTGTCATCGGCGAGCGCGCAGCTCGCACAGTGGCAGGCAGCCGATGTGGTGCCACCATCGCTGAAGATAGCCGTCAACCTGTCATTCCGGCAGGTGGCCTCGCCCGGGCTGGTCGCCACCGTGGAGTCCGCGCTGGCGGACTCCGGGCTCGCCCCGCAGTGCCTCGCGCTGGAGTTGACCGAGACGATCCTGCTCGAGGCCGATGTCGCGTCGTTGCGGCAACTCGAACACATCCGTGACCTTGGTGTGCAGCTCGGCATCGACGACTTCGGCACCGGGTACTCGTCGTTGACCTATCTCAAGCGGCTGCCGGTGAGCTTCATCAAGATCGACCAGTCCTTCGTCGCCGACATGGTGGAGCAGAGCTCGGACCGCGAGATCGTCGCCTCCGTGATCGGCTTGGGCAAGTCCCTGGGCCTGACCACGATCGCCGAAGGCGTCGAGAACGTCGAACAGCTTCAGGCTCTGCTGGAACTGGGCTGCGATCAGGCTCAGGGTTACTACTTCGGCCGTCCCCGCCCAGACGTGCCGCGCCTATAA
- a CDS encoding GGDEF domain-containing protein → MDQPGREPAAHRLVERRVARPGWNSHACHRLGIDITARRLAETQLSEARERFQQAFDNATIGMCLTGVDKRFMQVNPALCKMLGYTESELLGMSAVEVTHPDDRAETLGAFRSMLAGEISIFHGEKRYLRANGQAVRVLVSSSAVRGRDGAPLYFVTQIEDVTARRAAEEKLVHQALHDSLTALPNRVLLMQQLREALTVDHQTAGRSALLFVDLDGFKLINDSLGHDVGDQVLRVTGRRLERGVHPDDTVARVGGDEFVILCRNLPSAQHAVDIAERLLPILGAPVEVAGAEAVVTASVGIAIAAGSPTDPEELIRDADAAMYYAKSRGRTATRSSTTRCELGRSNGSPSRRGYVAPYAKADSDWTTSPSSIWAPVAWSVWNRCCAWRIRIAVCFHQRCSWRWRRRPV, encoded by the coding sequence GTGGATCAGCCGGGACGGGAGCCGGCGGCACATCGCCTGGTCGAGCGGCGCGTTGCTCGACCAGGCTGGAACAGCCACGCATGTCATCGCCTCGGGATAGACATCACGGCTCGCCGCCTCGCGGAGACCCAGCTCAGCGAGGCGCGCGAGCGCTTCCAGCAAGCGTTCGACAACGCCACGATCGGCATGTGCCTCACCGGCGTGGACAAGCGCTTCATGCAGGTCAACCCGGCCCTGTGCAAGATGCTGGGATATACCGAGTCCGAACTGCTCGGCATGAGCGCGGTCGAGGTCACGCACCCGGACGACCGTGCCGAGACCCTTGGCGCGTTCCGGTCGATGCTGGCCGGTGAAATCTCGATCTTCCACGGAGAGAAGCGCTACCTGCGCGCCAATGGCCAGGCCGTACGGGTGCTCGTCTCGTCCTCGGCGGTTCGTGGCAGAGACGGCGCGCCGCTGTACTTTGTGACGCAGATCGAAGATGTCACGGCGCGGCGTGCCGCCGAAGAGAAGCTGGTCCACCAGGCGCTGCACGATTCGCTCACCGCGCTGCCCAACCGGGTGCTGTTGATGCAGCAGTTGCGTGAGGCGTTGACAGTGGATCACCAAACGGCCGGAAGGAGTGCTCTGCTCTTCGTCGACCTGGACGGCTTCAAGCTGATCAATGACAGCCTGGGCCACGATGTCGGCGACCAGGTGCTGCGAGTGACCGGCCGCCGGCTGGAGCGCGGCGTCCATCCGGACGACACCGTCGCCCGGGTCGGCGGCGACGAGTTCGTCATCCTCTGCCGGAATCTGCCTTCGGCACAGCATGCTGTCGATATCGCCGAGCGGCTGCTGCCGATCCTGGGTGCCCCTGTCGAGGTCGCCGGCGCGGAGGCCGTCGTGACGGCCAGCGTAGGCATCGCGATCGCGGCGGGATCCCCGACCGATCCCGAAGAGTTGATCCGCGACGCGGACGCCGCCATGTACTACGCGAAGTCCAGGGGAAGAACCGCTACGAGATCTTCGACGACACGCTGCGAGCTCGGACGCTCGAACGGGTCGCCGTCGAGACGGGGGTACGTCGCGCCGTACGCGAAGGCGGATTCCGATTGGACTACCAGCCCATCGTCGATCTGGGCACCGGTCGCATGGTCGGTCTGGAATCGTTGCTGCGCCTGGCGGATCCGGATCGCGGTGTGCTTTCACCAAAGGTGTTCATGGAGGTGGCGGAGGAGACCGGTCTGA
- a CDS encoding PAS domain S-box protein, with protein sequence MYTLLYELSIHRDISRQVFAGDRSANELQASTKRVDDGFAALTSIDEKLGRQLNSAGADLNESATVAGQLREWQRWKATQHTASSDIVAHDVMIAQVRSLIDHIGITSNLTIDPAPDAYRLATALISQVPELTDDTMRLGTTVDQMLQAGPVFLDRARAASIVSGLGQRIDELQNNLYTAFRHWGNAGHADSLAVPLQSAYAAIANLNQLTTRDFVQSSPVRLDRSAYAATVNETARALGGLWSAMVEHERQLLQDRRSGHLQQMAVSLGSILLAIILMLLLVGRLSRRIAADIGTVARAAVEFSGGELTRRVQVRSRDEVGALSDAFNDMAERLAHSQRTLRTERDFSSALLDVAGSLVLVLDREGRIVRFNRACESTTGYRLAEVKGRAYWDVFLPAEEVDIARTAFARMLAANDYPAANESTWISRDGSRRHIAWSSGALLDQAGTATHVIASG encoded by the coding sequence ATGTACACGCTCCTGTACGAGCTGTCGATCCACCGGGACATCAGCCGGCAGGTGTTCGCCGGTGACCGGTCCGCCAACGAACTTCAGGCAAGCACCAAGCGCGTCGACGACGGCTTCGCGGCATTGACTTCCATCGACGAAAAGCTCGGCCGCCAGCTGAACTCCGCAGGCGCCGATCTCAACGAGAGCGCCACCGTCGCGGGGCAGCTCCGCGAGTGGCAGCGTTGGAAGGCCACCCAACACACCGCCTCCAGCGACATCGTCGCCCACGACGTGATGATCGCCCAGGTTCGATCCTTGATCGACCATATCGGGATCACGTCCAACCTGACGATCGACCCCGCTCCGGACGCCTACCGCCTGGCGACAGCTCTCATCAGCCAGGTGCCTGAACTGACGGACGACACCATGCGGCTGGGCACGACGGTCGACCAGATGCTCCAGGCCGGGCCCGTGTTCCTCGACCGCGCCCGGGCCGCCTCGATCGTCAGTGGGCTGGGCCAGCGCATCGACGAGTTGCAGAACAACCTCTACACGGCCTTCAGACACTGGGGCAACGCCGGCCACGCGGACTCGCTGGCCGTGCCGCTCCAGTCGGCGTACGCCGCCATCGCCAACCTCAACCAGTTGACCACCCGAGACTTCGTCCAGTCCTCCCCCGTACGACTGGATCGGTCGGCGTACGCCGCCACGGTCAACGAAACGGCCCGCGCCCTGGGCGGACTGTGGAGCGCGATGGTCGAACACGAGCGGCAGCTGCTACAGGATCGCCGCTCCGGCCACCTCCAGCAAATGGCTGTCTCCCTTGGCAGCATCCTTCTCGCGATCATTCTTATGCTGCTGCTCGTCGGGCGGCTGTCGCGCCGGATCGCCGCGGATATCGGCACGGTCGCACGGGCCGCGGTCGAGTTCTCCGGTGGCGAGCTGACCCGCCGCGTTCAGGTACGCAGCCGCGACGAGGTCGGCGCGCTGTCCGACGCCTTCAACGACATGGCCGAGCGGCTGGCGCACTCGCAGCGGACCCTGCGCACCGAGCGGGACTTCTCCAGCGCCCTTCTCGACGTCGCGGGCAGCCTGGTGCTCGTGCTCGACCGCGAGGGCCGCATCGTCCGGTTCAATCGCGCCTGCGAGAGTACGACCGGATACCGGTTGGCGGAGGTGAAGGGCAGGGCGTACTGGGATGTGTTTCTCCCCGCGGAGGAGGTGGACATCGCGCGGACGGCCTTTGCCCGGATGCTGGCGGCCAACGACTACCCCGCCGCCAACGAGAGCACGTGGATCAGCCGGGACGGGAGCCGGCGGCACATCGCCTGGTCGAGCGGCGCGTTGCTCGACCAGGCTGGAACAGCCACGCATGTCATCGCCTCGGGATAG